A portion of the Segatella copri DSM 18205 genome contains these proteins:
- a CDS encoding GNAT family N-acetyltransferase produces the protein MKIQIEQATPDKASHIASLIMEAMNAQCCQNFAGPQHTLVDFHRMMTKLVEMEDSQYSYKNTLVAMSTDGILVGILVAYDGADVKRLRKRFIEAAIVAFGIDYSAMELETEEGEFYLDSLAVSNQFRGKGIASKLLDAAISRARELGLPAVGLLCDKGNPKAERLYTKVGFQYVNDTTWGGHAMKHLQYKL, from the coding sequence ATGAAAATTCAAATAGAACAGGCTACGCCAGACAAGGCTTCGCATATCGCATCGCTTATCATGGAGGCGATGAATGCGCAGTGTTGCCAAAATTTTGCTGGTCCTCAGCATACATTGGTTGATTTTCACCGTATGATGACTAAACTTGTAGAGATGGAGGACAGTCAGTATAGTTATAAGAATACATTGGTTGCTATGTCTACTGATGGCATTCTTGTTGGCATCTTGGTTGCATACGATGGTGCTGACGTCAAAAGATTACGTAAGCGCTTTATTGAGGCTGCAATCGTGGCTTTTGGAATAGACTATTCGGCTATGGAGCTTGAAACAGAGGAAGGTGAGTTCTATTTGGATAGTTTGGCAGTTTCTAACCAATTCCGTGGAAAAGGTATTGCATCTAAACTGTTGGATGCTGCTATCTCTCGCGCAAGAGAATTAGGACTTCCTGCTGTAGGTTTGCTTTGTGATAAAGGAAATCCGAAAGCGGAGCGTCTCTATACGAAGGTTGGTTTCCAATATGTCAATGATACCACTTGGGGTGGTCATGCAATGAAACATCTTCAGTATAAATTGTAA
- a CDS encoding transposase, giving the protein MKYIKGEDRRQYVLFPACLDEYIEQDNPVRYIDAFVDSQDLEELGFNHTKREAPGNGGRPSYDPSDILKLLIYGYFNSIRSSRKLAKACVVNIEVMWLLSKVTPDFRTVSDFRKDNLKPIKKVFKSLNKQLDSFGLFSHSYLSIDGSKFKAVNSKDNNFTLNKLDDRIARLEAHERQYLEDLEKNDFDDERKFGRDETELNLEVVQKRQADYKEYRNQLEESGEKQLSLTDPDSKLMKFNDGFNVGYNVQTAVEADSHLIATYNVTTNPTDHGEITETLTEAKNDLEHEIVEVVADKGYQDPKDMANALAAGIIPNVIQRDGDDVAEVEFEYVEATVTDDMLNSKKPENLETCLKAGKIPTAYAGILDSPQIGVRKSYECTASSNIKEMSDEELKQLALQGYFVRDAAKNLVYCPQGSILRQKSLKKDGRIRYCNKLACKKCSHKCTKAAFKEADFNKDTLVMKAQNYKVDSSNHQEDQEPPKTKMKREVKEHKIVTYKLHLDKKKMAQRMCLSEHPFGTMKRTLGAYYFLLKTKVKVEAEMALICLSYNMRRAISMLGVPQLIAKMA; this is encoded by the coding sequence ATGAAGTACATTAAAGGTGAAGATAGAAGACAATACGTATTGTTTCCGGCTTGTCTGGACGAGTACATCGAGCAGGATAATCCCGTTCGCTACATTGATGCGTTTGTAGATAGCCAGGATTTAGAAGAACTCGGCTTCAATCATACTAAACGTGAGGCTCCTGGAAATGGTGGACGACCTTCATATGACCCTTCAGACATATTGAAACTACTCATTTATGGTTATTTCAATTCTATCCGTTCTTCTCGAAAGTTGGCCAAAGCGTGCGTTGTCAATATCGAGGTTATGTGGCTTTTAAGCAAGGTAACCCCTGACTTTCGTACAGTTTCTGATTTCCGAAAGGATAATTTGAAGCCTATCAAGAAAGTTTTTAAATCATTGAATAAGCAGTTGGATTCCTTTGGACTCTTCAGCCATTCTTACTTATCTATTGATGGTAGTAAGTTCAAGGCTGTAAATTCAAAGGATAACAACTTTACTCTCAATAAGCTTGATGATCGTATTGCCCGTCTTGAAGCGCATGAGCGTCAGTACTTGGAGGATTTGGAAAAGAACGACTTCGATGATGAACGTAAGTTTGGCAGGGATGAAACCGAGCTTAATCTGGAGGTGGTTCAGAAGCGTCAGGCGGATTACAAAGAATATCGTAATCAACTGGAGGAAAGTGGAGAGAAACAACTTTCACTCACAGATCCTGATTCTAAGTTGATGAAGTTCAATGACGGTTTTAACGTTGGCTATAATGTACAGACAGCCGTCGAGGCAGACAGTCATCTGATAGCCACCTACAATGTTACCACCAATCCTACTGATCATGGCGAAATTACGGAAACACTGACTGAGGCCAAGAATGATTTGGAACATGAAATAGTAGAAGTTGTTGCCGACAAGGGTTATCAGGATCCAAAAGACATGGCAAACGCTTTGGCTGCAGGAATCATCCCTAATGTAATACAGCGAGATGGCGATGATGTTGCTGAAGTAGAGTTTGAATATGTAGAAGCTACCGTAACAGATGATATGCTAAACAGCAAAAAGCCCGAGAATCTCGAAACTTGCCTTAAGGCTGGCAAAATACCGACTGCCTATGCAGGCATCCTTGACTCTCCCCAAATTGGTGTTCGTAAATCCTACGAATGTACGGCATCAAGTAATATAAAGGAAATGTCTGATGAGGAACTCAAACAGCTTGCGCTGCAAGGCTACTTTGTTAGAGATGCTGCTAAGAATTTAGTGTATTGTCCGCAGGGCTCTATATTACGTCAGAAGTCCTTAAAGAAGGATGGTCGTATCCGTTATTGCAATAAGTTGGCTTGCAAAAAATGCTCGCATAAGTGTACTAAAGCAGCATTTAAAGAAGCAGACTTCAACAAGGATACTCTCGTGATGAAAGCTCAGAATTACAAGGTAGACTCCAGTAATCATCAGGAAGACCAGGAACCTCCTAAGACTAAGATGAAACGAGAAGTTAAAGAACACAAGATTGTGACATACAAACTTCATTTAGACAAGAAGAAGATGGCGCAAAGAATGTGTCTCTCAGAACATCCTTTTGGAACGATGAAGAGAACCTTAGGGGCGTATTATTTTTTATTGAAAACGAAGGTTAAGGTGGAGGCCGAAATGGCCCTCATCTGCCTCTCCTATAACATGCGTAGAGCCATCTCTATGCTTGGCGTTCCACAATTGATCGCAAAGATGGCATAA
- a CDS encoding alanine/glycine:cation symporter family protein has protein sequence MDAINDFFTAFSSFLWGWPMIILLLGTHIFLTIRLHFPQRKIFKAIKLSVKKDKNATGDVSQFRALATALAATIGTGNIIGVATAIALGGPGAVLWCWLTGVFGISTKYAEGLLAVKYRVKTKRGTMLGGPMYALEKGLGWKWLAVLFALFAALASFGIGSTVQANAISTLVENQYGISPYITGAIVTALGAAVILGGVKSISKVCGMLVPFMALFYVLGCIYILCVNHAYLLPAIHVILDSAFTTKAAGGGFAGSTMMIAARYGIARGLFSNESGLGSAPIVAAAAQTRNPVRQALVSSTGTFWDTVIICALTGLVITSSIIAYPDIDYHNGAALTKAAFSKIPYIGAPILTIGLATFAFSTTLGWSYYGERCVEYLKGKKWMLCFRLVYIATIFLGSVISLGLVWNIADCMNALMAIPNLISLLCLSGIIVHETRKYLWRDQLDKDMDEKEIEELE, from the coding sequence ATGGATGCAATAAACGATTTTTTCACCGCATTTAGTTCATTCCTGTGGGGATGGCCTATGATTATCCTGCTGTTGGGAACCCACATCTTTCTGACCATCCGCTTGCACTTTCCACAACGCAAGATTTTCAAGGCAATCAAACTGTCTGTAAAGAAAGACAAGAATGCCACAGGAGATGTTTCACAGTTCAGAGCACTGGCAACAGCACTAGCAGCTACAATTGGTACCGGTAACATCATCGGTGTGGCTACAGCTATCGCTCTTGGCGGACCAGGAGCCGTACTCTGGTGCTGGTTAACCGGTGTCTTTGGTATTTCTACCAAATATGCCGAAGGATTACTCGCCGTAAAATATCGCGTAAAGACCAAGCGAGGCACGATGTTGGGTGGTCCTATGTATGCCCTGGAAAAAGGATTGGGCTGGAAATGGCTTGCAGTCCTGTTCGCCCTCTTTGCCGCATTGGCATCATTCGGAATCGGTAGCACGGTACAGGCAAATGCCATCTCTACCCTGGTAGAAAACCAATACGGCATTTCTCCATACATTACTGGAGCCATCGTTACGGCTTTAGGAGCAGCTGTAATTCTTGGAGGCGTGAAAAGTATCTCCAAGGTTTGTGGCATGCTAGTACCTTTCATGGCACTCTTTTATGTATTAGGCTGCATCTACATTCTCTGTGTAAATCATGCTTATTTATTGCCTGCCATCCACGTAATCTTAGACTCTGCATTCACAACAAAGGCTGCAGGTGGCGGCTTCGCTGGAAGTACCATGATGATCGCAGCCCGCTATGGTATAGCCCGCGGATTGTTCTCTAACGAAAGTGGTCTGGGTTCGGCACCCATCGTTGCTGCAGCAGCCCAAACCCGTAACCCTGTGCGTCAGGCATTGGTTTCATCTACCGGTACCTTTTGGGATACTGTCATCATCTGTGCCCTTACAGGTCTTGTCATCACCTCAAGTATCATAGCATACCCAGACATTGACTACCATAACGGAGCAGCACTCACCAAGGCTGCCTTCAGTAAGATTCCATATATCGGAGCTCCGATATTGACCATCGGACTGGCAACATTTGCATTCAGTACAACATTGGGATGGAGTTATTATGGAGAACGGTGTGTAGAATATCTGAAAGGCAAAAAGTGGATGCTCTGTTTCCGCTTAGTCTATATTGCTACTATCTTCCTGGGTAGTGTCATCAGTCTGGGACTGGTTTGGAACATTGCCGACTGCATGAATGCTTTAATGGCCATACCAAACCTTATCTCCTTGCTCTGCCTGAGTGGTATCATAGTGCATGAAACCAGAAAGTATCTGTGGAGAGACCAGTTAGATAAAGACATGGACGAAAAAGAAATAGAGGAATTAGAATAA
- a CDS encoding glycoside hydrolase family 2 TIM barrel-domain containing protein has protein sequence MKKIFALAIFLLGAQSLSARDRQSFDKGWLFTLADSAGMSKSDYSDRHWRSLNLPHDWAIEGDFSPSNPSGAGGGALPGGIGWYRKHFSVNPKEKYDRFTITFDGVYMNSTVYINGHKLGTRPYGYSTFEYDLTPYINKKGDNVIAVKVDNSDQPNSRWYSGCGIYRHVWLTKTMKSAYIPQWGQYVATSPQGDVRVKVDFAASGNKMKLSVRNTIYDAAGKIVAKSQGVREQKFKVKNPHLWDIGKGYLYTVKSELLVNGKVVDVATSTAGFRDVKFDAKKGFFLNGKNLKINGVCEHHDFGCLGAAVNEDAMHRKLTILRDMGVNAIRSSHNPPAPELLNMCDSMGFLVMDESFDMWRRKKSNGDYARFFDEWHKKDLSDLIKRDRNHPSIIMWSIGNEVLEQWSDVAADTLSLEQANLILNAGHDASSLSHSNELSVNSLLTQHLAKIVKEYDPWGTRPVTAGCNEPDPKNHLFKSGAIDVIGFNYHHQWVKDVPKNFPGKPFILSESVSALQTRGYYMMPSDSIYTAPKEWWLPYTDPLFMCSAYDNFHASWSSTHEETWDVVKHNDFVGGQFIWTGFDYIGEPTPYAYPARSSYFGIIDLAGLPKDSYYMYQSEWTQKDVLHLFPHWNWLPGQTIDMWCYYNHADEVELFINGKSQGIRKKTVYGAKNEGDAFRKSTEYHVMWRVNFEPGEVKVVARKNGKVLREQVIKTAGAPHHLVLKKTYQGCQAFGSSDPTTFVEVNVVDKDGNLCPNADNQIFFSVSGEQDASGHGFLKTPKILGTDNGCQTSLERFTDSHRKAFFGKCVVVIKGKGTLKAQAVDLKDASVALWL, from the coding sequence ATGAAGAAGATATTTGCTTTAGCAATCTTTCTATTGGGCGCTCAGTCGTTGAGCGCCCGTGATCGCCAGTCTTTTGATAAAGGCTGGCTTTTCACTTTAGCAGATAGTGCCGGAATGTCAAAGTCTGATTATTCAGACCGGCATTGGCGAAGTTTGAATCTTCCTCACGATTGGGCGATAGAGGGCGATTTCTCTCCTTCGAATCCTTCGGGAGCCGGTGGTGGTGCACTGCCGGGCGGCATCGGATGGTACCGTAAGCACTTCTCGGTGAATCCGAAGGAAAAGTATGACCGGTTTACCATCACCTTTGATGGAGTATATATGAATTCTACCGTGTATATCAATGGTCATAAACTCGGAACCCGCCCTTATGGATACAGTACATTCGAGTATGATCTTACACCTTATATTAATAAGAAGGGTGATAATGTCATTGCGGTGAAGGTAGACAACAGCGACCAGCCTAACAGCCGCTGGTATTCCGGTTGCGGTATTTACCGCCATGTCTGGCTCACCAAAACCATGAAATCTGCTTATATTCCCCAATGGGGACAGTATGTAGCAACTTCTCCACAGGGTGATGTCAGGGTGAAGGTGGATTTCGCTGCTTCCGGTAATAAGATGAAACTCTCTGTCCGTAATACAATCTATGATGCTGCCGGAAAGATCGTAGCCAAGAGTCAGGGTGTTCGGGAACAGAAATTCAAGGTGAAGAATCCGCATCTCTGGGACATCGGAAAGGGATATCTCTATACAGTTAAGAGCGAGCTGTTAGTAAATGGGAAGGTAGTGGATGTTGCTACGTCAACTGCCGGTTTCCGCGATGTGAAGTTTGATGCAAAGAAGGGTTTCTTCCTCAATGGCAAGAATCTCAAGATAAATGGTGTCTGTGAGCATCATGATTTCGGTTGCCTGGGTGCTGCTGTCAATGAAGATGCGATGCACCGTAAACTTACCATCCTTCGCGATATGGGCGTGAACGCTATCCGAAGCAGTCATAATCCTCCGGCACCAGAACTCCTGAACATGTGCGATTCGATGGGTTTCCTCGTGATGGACGAGAGTTTCGACATGTGGCGCCGCAAGAAATCGAATGGCGATTATGCCCGTTTCTTCGATGAATGGCATAAGAAAGACCTGTCTGATCTCATCAAGCGTGACCGTAATCATCCAAGTATCATTATGTGGAGTATCGGTAATGAAGTTCTCGAACAATGGTCGGATGTGGCTGCTGATACGCTCAGTCTGGAGCAGGCTAACCTGATTCTGAATGCCGGTCATGATGCTTCTAGCTTGTCACATAGCAATGAACTGAGTGTCAATTCGCTTCTTACCCAGCATCTGGCAAAAATCGTGAAGGAGTATGATCCTTGGGGCACACGCCCTGTTACTGCTGGCTGCAATGAGCCCGACCCGAAGAATCACCTCTTTAAGAGTGGGGCTATTGATGTTATAGGTTTCAATTATCACCATCAGTGGGTGAAGGATGTGCCGAAGAATTTCCCTGGCAAGCCTTTTATTCTGTCGGAGAGTGTTTCTGCCTTGCAGACTCGTGGCTACTATATGATGCCTAGCGACAGCATTTATACTGCGCCAAAGGAATGGTGGTTGCCTTATACCGATCCATTGTTTATGTGTTCGGCTTATGATAATTTCCACGCATCATGGAGTAGTACCCATGAAGAAACCTGGGATGTGGTGAAGCACAACGACTTTGTGGGCGGACAGTTTATCTGGACCGGTTTCGATTATATCGGTGAACCTACTCCTTATGCTTATCCTGCCCGTAGCAGTTATTTTGGCATTATCGATTTGGCGGGTCTTCCAAAAGACAGCTATTATATGTATCAGAGTGAGTGGACTCAGAAAGATGTGCTTCATCTCTTCCCTCATTGGAACTGGCTGCCGGGACAGACCATCGACATGTGGTGTTATTATAATCATGCCGATGAGGTAGAACTCTTTATCAATGGCAAGAGTCAGGGCATCCGTAAGAAGACAGTCTACGGTGCAAAGAACGAAGGCGATGCTTTCAGAAAGAGTACTGAATATCACGTGATGTGGCGGGTAAACTTTGAACCGGGAGAAGTGAAGGTTGTAGCCAGAAAGAATGGTAAAGTTCTTAGAGAGCAGGTCATAAAAACAGCAGGAGCTCCTCATCATCTTGTGTTGAAGAAGACTTATCAGGGCTGTCAGGCTTTTGGCTCTTCTGATCCGACCACCTTTGTAGAGGTGAATGTGGTAGATAAAGACGGCAATCTCTGTCCGAACGCAGATAACCAGATTTTCTTCTCTGTTTCAGGAGAACAGGATGCAAGTGGTCATGGTTTCCTGAAAACGCCAAAGATTCTGGGAACAGATAATGGATGTCAGACTTCTTTGGAGCGTTTCACCGATTCACATCGCAAGGCATTCTTCGGAAAATGTGTCGTTGTGATAAAAGGAAAGGGAACCCTCAAGGCACAGGCAGTAGACTTAAAGGATGCTTCTGTAGCTTTGTGGTTATAG
- a CDS encoding DUF4230 domain-containing protein, with amino-acid sequence MKRIQIIVLLALILILGGAFYWLTKDNEVSVVQEDKTTLSPTQVESIENIGQWEFLSVSDEELIDTIRRGFWGDDQLVRIYYGTLRLGIDMKDVKKGWLQASQDSIVCTLPPIKLLDHNFIDEAKTKSFFEEGKWTGSDRQAMYERAYQAMKKRCLNRTNIYTAQANAKTQFREMLKAMGFKNVKIEFEK; translated from the coding sequence ATGAAAAGAATACAAATCATCGTACTATTAGCACTGATCCTTATTCTGGGTGGAGCCTTCTATTGGCTCACCAAAGACAACGAGGTCAGCGTGGTACAGGAAGATAAAACAACCCTCTCACCCACTCAGGTAGAAAGCATCGAGAATATCGGTCAATGGGAATTTCTATCTGTAAGTGATGAAGAACTGATAGATACTATACGCCGTGGCTTTTGGGGCGACGACCAACTGGTACGTATCTATTATGGAACATTGCGCTTGGGTATCGATATGAAGGATGTAAAAAAAGGATGGCTACAAGCCAGCCAGGACAGCATCGTATGCACTTTACCTCCTATCAAACTGCTAGACCATAACTTCATAGACGAAGCGAAGACCAAGAGTTTCTTTGAAGAAGGCAAATGGACAGGCAGCGACAGACAGGCTATGTATGAGCGTGCTTATCAAGCCATGAAGAAACGTTGCTTAAACCGCACCAATATCTATACAGCACAGGCGAATGCCAAAACTCAGTTTAGAGAGATGCTGAAAGCAATGGGATTCAAAAACGTAAAGATAGAATTTGAGAAATAA
- a CDS encoding fimbrillin family protein, with protein MKKKTYLIALMAMALTLGSCSNNEDGIGGETSKYITVSTSIGNMTRVATDANGAQTFEEGDEISVYAWTGAPTVAPETRERVVNNAINKLTNGSWVSNPQMLWKNNRDKHYFIGVYPTAAISDLSAGEYTFDVNKQTESDLLVAVNKDGLSYNVDEQQTVPLTFTHVMAKLVVNLTYKNQWGTEGPTVDKVVVGNAAKKATVNYLTKVVTPSAVAEDKADFDMPALTANKQYASIIIPQDGVQKITITIGGKDFIYDNGTPFKFESGKITTVNLEVGRDVIKLGDVNISGWGSTGDPIKGEAHE; from the coding sequence ATGAAAAAGAAGACTTATCTCATTGCCCTGATGGCAATGGCTTTGACATTGGGCAGCTGTTCTAACAATGAAGACGGTATCGGTGGCGAGACCTCCAAGTATATCACCGTTTCTACCAGCATCGGCAATATGACCCGTGTTGCCACAGATGCGAATGGCGCTCAAACCTTTGAGGAGGGTGATGAAATCAGTGTGTATGCCTGGACAGGTGCGCCTACTGTAGCCCCTGAGACAAGAGAGCGTGTGGTGAATAACGCCATCAATAAGCTGACAAACGGCTCATGGGTATCCAATCCACAGATGCTTTGGAAGAACAACCGAGACAAGCATTATTTCATCGGTGTGTATCCTACAGCAGCAATATCCGACCTTTCTGCCGGAGAATATACATTCGATGTAAATAAGCAAACAGAAAGCGACCTCTTAGTGGCAGTCAACAAAGATGGCTTATCCTATAATGTCGATGAACAGCAGACTGTACCTCTTACCTTTACCCATGTGATGGCTAAACTTGTGGTGAACCTCACCTATAAGAATCAGTGGGGAACAGAGGGACCTACCGTAGATAAGGTAGTTGTAGGCAATGCCGCAAAAAAAGCAACCGTCAATTATCTGACCAAGGTTGTCACCCCATCTGCTGTAGCAGAAGATAAAGCCGACTTCGACATGCCAGCATTAACCGCCAACAAGCAATATGCTTCCATCATCATCCCGCAGGATGGTGTTCAGAAGATTACTATCACCATTGGCGGCAAGGACTTCATCTACGACAACGGCACTCCTTTTAAGTTTGAGAGTGGCAAGATTACTACAGTCAACCTAGAGGTTGGACGTGACGTCATAAAACTTGGCGATGTAAACATCTCTGGCTGGGGGTCTACAGGCGACCCTATCAAGGGCGAGGCTCACGAGTAA
- a CDS encoding DUF4738 domain-containing protein, with amino-acid sequence MKRIDYILIGLLAISSLTACTEKKKSNIIIAPKPVAKVVNKATQKMSDYEQTREADWVGSHYKVVVKRSSDKELPVLQLDENTKYYDNRISVKVLRSDGSEFFSRTFTKKDFTSYIDKHTQDMGALLGIVYVKAEGDYLYFAASVGSPDVTSDEYVPLVLKISRMGSISISKDEKLDTNASAEEEEDEV; translated from the coding sequence ATGAAACGAATTGATTATATATTAATAGGTCTTTTGGCTATTTCTAGCTTGACGGCTTGTACTGAAAAGAAGAAGAGTAATATCATTATTGCTCCTAAACCGGTGGCTAAGGTTGTGAACAAAGCTACTCAGAAAATGAGTGATTATGAGCAGACCAGGGAGGCTGACTGGGTTGGTTCCCATTATAAAGTGGTGGTGAAGCGTAGTTCTGACAAGGAACTTCCGGTTCTCCAGTTGGACGAAAACACCAAGTATTATGATAACAGAATTTCGGTTAAGGTATTGAGAAGTGATGGCTCAGAATTCTTTAGCCGTACTTTCACAAAGAAAGATTTCACATCCTATATTGACAAACATACACAGGACATGGGTGCTTTGCTCGGTATTGTTTATGTGAAAGCAGAAGGTGATTATCTTTACTTCGCAGCAAGTGTTGGGTCGCCTGATGTTACCAGTGATGAATATGTACCTCTGGTACTTAAAATTTCCCGAATGGGTAGTATTTCTATATCAAAGGATGAGAAGTTGGATACCAACGCTTCTGCTGAAGAGGAAGAAGATGAAGTATAA
- a CDS encoding DUF4230 domain-containing protein — protein MKNRLIFIISVFFAFVSCSHQQTEKKEQVIDTIPVMVMQIQKCNRLYTAEAHVHKIITHDDQLNLKGSLFKKDFNIHVPGSNRKVAIPMDATLKAYVDFSGFSAKNVNRQGDKIEIILPDPKVMLTSSKINHEGVRQFVSLTRRNYSDAELSQFEQQGRESIIRDIPNLDILEQARQSAANTLIPMLQDMGFAEENIKISFRKKFTFNDLKTLLDKTTIEKNH, from the coding sequence ATGAAAAATAGGTTAATATTTATCATTTCTGTATTTTTTGCCTTCGTTTCATGTTCGCATCAGCAAACAGAAAAGAAGGAGCAAGTCATCGACACAATACCTGTGATGGTGATGCAGATACAGAAATGCAATCGCTTATATACAGCAGAAGCTCATGTTCATAAGATTATAACACATGATGACCAGCTCAATCTGAAGGGCTCACTGTTCAAGAAAGACTTTAATATTCATGTTCCCGGCTCAAACCGCAAGGTGGCCATTCCGATGGATGCGACATTAAAAGCTTATGTAGACTTTTCAGGATTCTCTGCTAAGAACGTTAACCGACAAGGTGACAAGATAGAAATCATCTTACCAGACCCAAAAGTGATGCTCACCAGCAGTAAAATCAATCACGAAGGTGTAAGACAATTCGTTTCACTCACCAGAAGAAACTACAGTGATGCAGAACTGTCACAATTCGAACAACAAGGCAGGGAAAGCATTATTCGCGATATCCCGAACCTAGATATTCTTGAACAGGCACGCCAAAGTGCAGCAAACACCCTGATTCCGATGCTACAGGACATGGGATTCGCTGAAGAGAATATCAAAATCAGTTTCAGGAAGAAATTCACATTCAACGATCTGAAGACTCTTCTGGATAAGACTACTATCGAAAAGAATCACTAA
- a CDS encoding FimB/Mfa2 family fimbrial subunit produces the protein MKAKRRFNIWLWVLLCVPCLLASCDHDVHSDEEEGGLSVSLTWADEADQGTEVKDVKLWIFNADDGSLVEEKHDGSTQEVASQRFALPVGHYQILATTNLIKPFFIGEATRATLNMNQLMFGLSNPSASPDHAYYGVTDIVIDKSNVHYITKNEMRHILAELTISIEGVPENTAISGKVLNVATGLLPLQKNEDGTFGTASYTKEECDIPLKIAVPGATLKTETLRLMPTANGLHTTKLFIQLISPGGVVSNYDIEAPVMKSGGKYKINLEFEEMKPYMYLTSTKIDDWTEKWIYRGEILNPED, from the coding sequence ATGAAAGCAAAAAGAAGATTTAATATTTGGTTATGGGTGCTGTTATGCGTCCCATGCCTGTTGGCAAGCTGCGACCATGATGTTCATTCTGATGAGGAAGAAGGTGGCTTGTCAGTATCGCTCACTTGGGCAGATGAAGCCGACCAAGGTACGGAAGTGAAGGATGTGAAGCTCTGGATATTCAATGCCGATGACGGTTCCTTAGTTGAGGAAAAACATGATGGAAGCACGCAGGAGGTAGCAAGCCAACGCTTCGCTCTTCCAGTAGGGCATTATCAGATTCTGGCTACCACCAACCTTATAAAGCCGTTTTTTATCGGTGAGGCTACAAGGGCGACCCTCAACATGAACCAGCTCATGTTTGGATTGTCCAATCCAAGTGCCTCTCCCGACCATGCCTATTATGGTGTCACGGACATCGTTATTGACAAATCAAATGTCCACTACATAACAAAAAATGAAATGCGCCATATACTTGCAGAACTAACCATCAGCATTGAAGGAGTTCCTGAAAATACAGCAATAAGCGGTAAGGTTCTGAATGTGGCAACCGGACTCCTGCCCCTGCAAAAGAATGAGGATGGAACATTCGGGACGGCAAGCTATACCAAGGAAGAGTGTGATATTCCTTTGAAAATCGCAGTGCCTGGCGCAACTTTAAAAACGGAAACATTACGCTTGATGCCGACAGCCAACGGTTTACATACCACCAAGTTGTTTATCCAACTGATTTCTCCTGGGGGAGTAGTTAGCAACTACGACATCGAAGCACCCGTCATGAAATCTGGCGGCAAGTACAAGATAAACTTGGAATTTGAGGAGATGAAACCTTACATGTATCTTACGAGCACGAAGATAGATGATTGGACTGAGAAATGGATATACCGTGGTGAAATCCTGAATCCAGAAGATTAA